Proteins from a genomic interval of Natator depressus isolate rNatDep1 chromosome 20, rNatDep2.hap1, whole genome shotgun sequence:
- the LOC141975312 gene encoding gametocyte-specific factor 1-like, protein MEVDALDPERLIQCPYDKYHQIRACRFPYHLIKCRKNHPEIAKQLATCPFNARHQVPRAEISHHISSCDDKSCIEEDIVSHSNNCQGEKMNIVSMWQPPPCDEDWDRDLQEQSNSTFVWGTFSSDVNNSPGSSVIMEQKNNLTSGMRAPKSLPYSLSWKSSKYNGWWSPHAQVEMESSVTQSSLEAAAFL, encoded by the exons atggaag ttgatgctttggatccagagaggttaatacaatgtccctatgataaatatcatcaaatcagggcctgtcggtttccctatcatcttataaagtgcaggaag aACCACCCTGAAATTGCAAAGCAGCTAGCCACATGCCCCTTTAATGCCCGCCATCAGGTTCCCCGAGCTGAGATCAGCCATCATATATCAAGCTGTGATGACAAAAGCTGCATTGAGGAAGACATTG TGAGTCACTCAAATaactgccagggagagaagatgAACATTGTCAGCATGTGGCAGCCGCCCCCATGTGACGAAGATTGGGATAGAG ATCTACAGGAGCAATCAAATTCTACTTTCGTTTGGGGCACGTTCAGTAGTGACGTAAACAACAG CCCTGGGTCCAGCGTAATAATGGAACAAAAGAATAACCTAACGTCAGGCATGAGAGCACCCAAGTCCTTGCCATATAGCCTATCCTGGAAAAGCAGTAAGTACAATGGCTGGTGGTCTCCTCATGCT CAAGTGGAGATGGAGAGCTCTGTAACACAGTCCTCcctagaagcagctgcatttctgtag